DNA from Alphaproteobacteria bacterium:
TTCGAAAGAAAAAGAATCGCCTCATTTCCATATGATTACTCAAAGCAACGATATGGTGATAAAAAATTACAAATTACCCGAAATAATGAGTGAATTAAATGTAAGTCTTGATCCGCAAAGAACAAAAGGTGATTTTTTTGTCAATGTAGGAATTGAAAAACCACTCAATATTTCAAGTCAATTTGATTATGCTAAAGATATTTTAAAACTTCAAAACCTGTCTTTGGGTGGTGTGGAATCAAAGCTTTTAGGACAATTATCGTGGGATATACTTAAAAACAATCTGCAAGGATTCATTAAAGGTAATTTAAAAGAAATTGATTTTTTAGAGCCCTTCTTAAATGTTGAATCACTTGTTGGTAATATCGATTGTGATTTTAAGTTTGACACAGATAAAAAAGGAAATGCGCAGGCTCAGGGCTTGGTAAAATTAAAAAATGTGCATGCGTCCGTTGATACAATTTTTGAAATAGGTCATGGTCTTGTACGATTGGATTTAAATGATTTTTTCAAAAAACCACAAGGTAAATTAAATATCAGTCTTTTGGATTGTCGCGCACATGATGTTGATCTTTCTCAAGCACGCCTTCAATTAGAAGGAGATTTTGATGGTGCACATCTTACGTCAAAATTTAAAGGCGCAAAACCTTTTCCTTATGAACTTGATTTGATTGGGCATTATGACAAAAAACAAGATGGTTTCTTATTTCAACTCAGCAAATTTGAAGGCAGTCTTAATAAAAAAAATTATGCTTTAACAAAACCATTAATATTAACGCAACACAAAAATAATTTTTCGTTTCCACAAACAAGCTTGCGTATTGGGAAAGGTGTTTTAGCAGGATTTTTAAATATAAATTTAGTAGATACAATACAAGATAATTCGAAAATTCAATTTTCTTGGCGTGATCTTCCCGCAGATTTAATTGCATTGATTAACCCTTCAATACCACTTCAAGGTGGTATACATGGCCATTTGATGCTTGAAAAAAAGCAAAAAGAAATTCTTGGACATTTTGATATAGAATCAGATCAATTACTCTTTGATTTAGGTGAAGATTTTGCCCCTGTTTTTTATACAAAATTATCCGGAAAAATAAATGATAATGCGCTGCTTCTTGAGGGTAGTCTTAAAGAAGAAAAACTTAAAGATTCTGATTTTACGCTTAAAGGCAAAATTCCCCTTCTATTTCATGAATCATTTTTACCTATGTTTGATGAAAAATTGCCGATTAATATTGATTGCGCTGGGAAATTAGATTTAGCTTATTTGTCGCCTTTTTTACCGACTTATGAAGATATTTTAGAAGGAACAATTCAAGGTTCTTTAAAACTTGCCGGATTGATATCTGATCCAAATGCAACGGGTAAAATTTCGCTTCTAAAAGGATATTACGAAAATGCTCAATTTGGTACCATTCTTGACGATATTCGTTGTGACATTGTAGCTAAAAATAACGAGTTACTTTTAGATAATTTAAGTGCCATCGATCAAAAAAAAGGAGAAATGAAAGGGAAAGGCAAAATAAGCCTTAAGGATAGTTTCCCTTATAATTTTAATGTCGTTTTTAATGATTATCAAATTGTGAATAATGATGATGCCGATGTGAAAGCCTTTGCAAATTTAGTTTTTTCTGGTCAAAAAAATCAAAAAAGTAATTTATCAGGCAATGTAGATATCAATCGCGCTAAAATAAAAATACCAGAAAAAATACATCAAGGTGTGGATGATTTTTTTGAAGAAGATGATTATTGCACAGAAAACCAATCACATAATGCTTCAATGTTGAATCTTGATCTGAAAGTTGATTTAAAAAACCCCTTAATTTTATCAGGTTTCGGGCTTGAAAGTGAGTGGTTGGGCGCTTGTCGCATTAATGGTGATATTTTAAAACCTAGGATTAAAGGAGCGCTTAAAGTACAAAAAGGAGATTTTTCCTTATTTGGGACGAAGTTTAACCTTACAAAAGGCAATGTTTATTTTGACGGAAGCGATAAATTGATGCCAGATCTTTATATTTTAACTGAAGCTAAATCATCAGATTTAATTGCAAAACTTAATATTACAGGATCCGTTGATGCGCCTAAAATTGAACTCACATCGTCGCCTGAATTACCACAAGAAGAAATTGTTTCCCGTCTTCTTTTTAAACATGGAACGGCAAATCTAAACCCTATGCAGGCATTAAAATTAGGGACGATGTTGAATAAAATAAATGGTAGAAAATTACCTTTATTTGAACAATTTGAAAAAATTCAAAATATTTTAGGATTAGACACTTTTGAATTTGATACAAGCGATGAAGATGGTAAGGGACCAAGTCCGATCCTCAAAGCCGGAAGCAAAATAACAGATAAAATTAAAGTGTCCGTTGAAGAAGATCTTAAAAACAGAAAAACCCATGGCAAATTGCAAGTTGAACTCACGCCTCATATTAATCTTGAAACAGGCGTGAGTAATGATTTGCAAGGGAATGTTGGGGTCTTTGGCAAATGGGATTATTGATTAACCTATGGAATTCTTTAGAAACTTGCTGATACGAGGTAAGACAGGAGATTTGGGAGGAAGCTGGAGTGTATTTTCATCAATCTTTTGTAGTGTTTTCTAAAGAAATCTAATATTGTTTCCCTGAGCCAAAGCCCAGGGTTTAAATATACATATGATTATTGATCATATTATTTGAATTTAAACGATTTTATTCTACGTTCATCAGATCATGACCATTTTCATCGCATTCAACTAAAATACCCATTTTTGTTAAAAACAATGCTAATGCAAGTTCTGTTGCTGTATTATTTTGATGTCCAATAATATACGAATCTATCTCTATATTATCAACATCAAATCCCTTATCTTTAAGCATTTCTTTTGCTGAATCAGCCAATAACACCCAAATGATGTTGGTGCCACTGACAGGTTCTTCAACATTCCATTTTTTTTCTCTCAACAAGTCATTAAAATGACTAATAATTTGTTTTGGCGTAAAATGTTGATGGAATATATCTAAAAGCTCTTGCAAAGAATTAGATAATGGTCTTTTAAGATAAATATCTAATTTTGGTTTTTCATTTTCAGGTCGAAGACCAATGGCAGCGCCAAGAAAACCTTCAATCTGACCCATTTCATGAGATAAAATCGCATAATTTTGACCTGGAAATAATTCCTCACCTATTTTATAAAGTATTTGACGTTTCAATTTATTTATTTCTTTAGTGCTTTCACCTGTTAGACTTTTCCAACTTAAAGAAATATCTTTATCAATACGTGTGTTTGCATAAGTTGTATCGACAGCTTCTAAAAGATTTCCGCCTTCAGAAAGCATCATCAAATTTAAAAGCCCAACAACCCATTTATTAGATATAAAACCTTTTATAAGTTCACGTAATTTGTCGCCTGTTTCAGACGTAAGATCTTTTAAAATCTGTGTAAAATCATTTGAAACAACAAAATCATGAAGTTGCGTTTTAATCGAGTCAAAATCACCACGCCCTTCTACATCGCGCGGTTCTAAAAGATTTACTAAGTTTTCAATCATTTCAGCCGATATATTTACATAAATATCAGCAGGTAAAGCTATTTCGTTTATTTCACAAAATCGGTGAAGATTTTCAGAAAAATTATCGGCGTCTGAAAGCATTGTGATAATATCCATAGCACGAATTAACATAGGCGCTAATATTTTGGCATCATTTGGATTGTTCTCAATGATTTTTTCTTCATCTTGTACAATAGAACCCAACAATCCTTTTAACAAAATAGAATCATTGTTATTGCCTCTTAAATGTTTACCAAAAACATGATCAGAACTTATCATAGTTAATATTAAGCTAGATAATTCTGTTTTATCTTTTTTATATCTTTCTAATAAATACTTATCTGTAATAAGGTTTAATGTTAAAAGACGCGCATACCAATTTGTTACATTATTAAGTGTTGCTGAAAACAAAGGTTTAGATTCAACTTCATAATTTATCCATATAGCTTCATTCATACCTTGCCTGCAGCTATGTAATTCTTTCAATAAATTACATATACTTTTTTTTCCAGCTTCACCCATCGATCTAAATTTTTTGACCATGGCCTGAAGCTTCAAAGCTTCTTGAGAAAAAGGTTCTGCAAAATATTTTATAAAATCATCCCGCCTAGATGTCCCTATCACGCCTTCATCTGTACAATTTTCAAGCAAAATTTCTACATCTTCAATATCTGCTATACGCTCTTGAGCGATAGGCATATAATTGAACAAATTGTGATTTACTTTATAATAAAGCGTTCTAACAGGTTCAGTTTTTACCTCTTCAACACTTTCTGGCGTCAAGCACACCTCAAAAAGAGCAGGATTATGCATAAAAGGTTTATTTAACTCTTGGATCATTTTAGCATAATATGCAATTGCACAATTGTTAGAATTATTATCATCTTCTTGCGCATAAAGAAGAAGTAATTCTTGAATAAGGGAATTGCTTTCGCCTAATGTTTGAACAAGAGCACTAAGTATTGTTGACTTATCCCTCTTCTTCAATTCTCTCCAAACATTAAGCATGATAGAGTTATATTCCTCTTTGAATGAATCTCCAAAGAAAGAGTAAGACATCATATTAAGAATAAAATGATTAGGGTGTTCTGAAGTTAGTCTTTTATAATTATCTAAAAGATTGCTTCTGCTAATTTCAAGGTTATTTAAATCCTCCAAGAAAATCTTTGAAATTAAAGTGCAGCAAGCATGGCATTCAACTTCTGGAAAATGTAGAATAGTGTCTATTAAATTTTCACGATATTGACTGCGGTATTTTCTTTTTTGCAACAAAAAATTTATAGCATTTAGTTGAAAAAAATCATATTTTGTAGTTGTCGCTATAAAATATATAGCGTTAATAGCAATTTTCTCCGTTAACGGATCATTCAATAAAACACGATCTACTTGTAAAGACGATTCCTTTTTTGCAAGAAGTAATATTCGAATCAGCGTATTCAACAAAATATTTTTCAGTGTAGTGTTGCTTTGTATTTGATCGCAAGATGAATTATTCCATAAAAATATTATTGCATCTATTGCTTCTGCTGAAAAATTATAACAATGTTTCATAAAATATTCTAAAGCTTCAGGATGTTGCGTAATTTTAATAAAATTATCAATTAAAAGTTCTGGAAATTGTATACGATATTCTGAATTATCCCATAAAATATCCATCATAAGATCCAAAGAATCTTTATAATAATTTGTATTATCGAGAACAATATTAACAAGTTCAGCTATTGATTGAAAATTTTCCCTTCGATAATCTAAGTCATTACATAAAAATGCGCAGGCATTAAATTGAGCTTCATAATCGTACATATCATTTTTATTATTTTTAGCAATACCCACTAAAATATCAATCAAGATTTGTCGATATTCATGCTGACATTCTTGATCTTCCCACAAATTAGTTACTGTTTCTAAGCGCGTTTCTGCACATTTTAAGTGTTGAGCGATATACAAAAGCACCTGAACAGAAAGCTGTTTTTCAACCAAAGGGTCGTCAATTAAAACATCTAAATCTAGTAAAATTTCGGCTAATTTTTGATGCGTTTCAGTTTGAATTGCCTTTTTGGCAAAATCCAAACAAACTTGAATAATTATTTTTTTTTCGATTGTTTCATCATTTAATGCATCCAATCCGTCTAAACATATTTCTTCATCCTTTGACATCCCAATGACGTGCAACAAGGCGCTTAAACCAAATTTATGTTTTGTGCGTGAATCCTGCCATAAAAACTCCGCAGCTTTTAAACCATCTTCACCACATTCTTCATTTTTAGCTACTTCAACAAGAGCTTGCACCGCAGCATCATAATATTCAGTATCGTTTACCTCATCATTAAACAATGTTGACGCGGCATATAAACGTAAAGAATAATCTTCAGCATTTTGAGCAACCTGCAGATATGCTTCACGTGCCAATTTTTTTGTTGCTTTATTTTTCCATAAAATATCAATTGCTTCCAATGGTACGCTGATATTCTTCTCCGTGATAATGTCAACATTTTCAATAGTCCGCGCAATATAATTATAAGCTAAAAGTCCAAATACTTTGTTTTCCCTATCATTCCATAAATTTTTAGCAGCTTCTAAACGCGTTTCAACATCTTCTGCATTGCTTGATAAATGCATTTGAAGACCGAATGTTGGTGCTTCTAAAAAACTCCAATGTTCTGGATTATTCCAATGTTTTTGATTATTGAATAAAAATTTAGATGCTGCAAAACGCGCTTCAACGTTTTCTGAATGTCGAGCGATATGTATATAGGCCTGAAGACCAAATTTCCTTGTTTCTTGGTTGCTCCATAAAAGTTCTGCGGCACTTAAACTTAAAATACGATCATTAGCATTTTTTGCAATATACAAACGCCATTCTATGTCACTATAATTATGGCGCATTCGTTTTGTATCATGTTCTTCGTTACTAGGTTCTTCAAGTGATCTTTTTCGTGATTTCTTAATTATTTCCTCATTGGTTTCAATACCTGACCCATTTCCAGCCGGAAATGCGACTGAAGAACTCAAAAAAAAGGCACAAACATTTAATAATAAGTATTTTTTCATTTTTTTCCTATAGATATTATTAGATTTTAGACTTAAATAACAATGGCAAAATCTTAAAATCTGTTTTGTTTAAATTAATATTGGATTGCTCATTTTGAATTATTGTATTACATTCCATCAAATTATACAATATAAAAATTATTTATTTAACTATTATTGTATTAAAAATATTATTTATTTAAAATATATGTGTAAAATATTTACAGTAAAAAATTTTTGAACTCAGATACGAAGTATACCTGAAATACATTTCTTTCTATGTAAACATGCAGAATTTCTAAATCTTATTATCGTAATACCCTGTACAGCTTGAAATAGGAAGGATTGTCCTACTTAGAATATTTAGTCATTACGTACACGTGGGTCCAAATCATTCGACACTGGCGTTGTGTGGGTGTTTTGTACGATGACGTGGTGCTGTGCTTCCATAGGCAAAGGTGGACTTTGATTGCTACGCCAAAAAACAAAAAGCCCAAGGCCTGCAGCACTTGCAGCGCAATAATAAAAGAATCCAAGTCCGCCAAAAAGCATCATAAATAAAGACGTTAATAATGGACCTAAAATACATCCATAACCATAAACAAGTAAAAGCCCACCCGTGACCGACACCATATCTTTTTGTTCCGCATAATCGCAAGCATGGCTCATAGCGACAGGATATAAAACAAACCCAAGTCCACCAATAACAAATAATATAGCGTATAAAGCAACGATGCCACTATGTATCAACAAGAAAATAAGACCAGCAATAATTGCCATTGCGAAACTAAGCAACATAAGCATAGTACGTTTGTTGAATTTGTCGGCAAGCCAACCGAATGGATATTGCAGTGCCATACCACCTGCAATGGTTGTGGCCATTAAATAAGAAATTTGAATACGCTCTAATTCGAATTCTTCAAGCGCTTTAGGTAATAAACCATATAAAGCACTTAAAATCATGCCCGAAACAAAACAACCAAAAACACCAGATGGTGATATTTTGAATAATTTCCGTAAATTAATAACAGAATGCTCATTATAAACGGGCGATTTCTGGTGCGTCATCGAAATAGGGATAATTGATAATGACCCCAATACGGCAGCCAAAATAAAAGGATATAAAGAAAGAGGTTCGCCAACATTAATAAGGAATTGTCCTAATGATTGGGCGCCATATAACGCAACCATATAAATGGCTAAAATACGTGCACGATTAAGCGGCGTGCTTTGGGCCAATAACCAGCTTTCAATCACAATATACATGCCTGCTAAGCCAAAACCAGTTAGTAGGCGCAAAGAAATCCAAAAATAAGTATTTTGCCAAAAACAATGGAGAAGGGATGAAGCCGTAATAAGGGCTGCAAACACGGCATAAGCCCTGATATGACCAACACGAATGACGAAAGGCTCAATTTTGAAAGCGCCTATGGTCATGCCTAAATAATAAAATGATGATGCAAGACCTACAAGAAAATCAGAGCCCCCTAAATCATCAATACTAATGGCGATTAATGTCGAAAGAAGGCTTGTGCCCATAGCTAATGTGACAAGTGCTAAAAGCGGGGCAAAAAGAACGCGTAGATCATTGATCATTTTTTACATCTTGTTAATTTCGTTTGTCGCATTTATTAGACTTCTTTCGAAACTCGCTAATGTGAGGCGAATGATAGGAGGTTCGGCACGGAAGACCGTAGTGTATTCTTCATACATGAGGATCTGAGTACCGAAACGACACATCAATCGTCCACAGTAGTAGAGTCTCAAAAGAAGTCTAGCACTTTGTTGTTTAGGTTATAGCGTTTCCATACAGACTATCACTCATAATTTTTTTTCTCGGGCATTTTTTGTGAAATAGAAAGAGGTTCATCAAAATCACTTAAGTACATTACCTGCGATCTACGCAAAAAATCAACTGATTTTATTATCTGCAAAGATTGTTGTTTTACAGAATCATCCATTTTTTCTAAATATTGTATGACGTTATCTTGATATAAATTTTCACTAGGAACCTGTCTTAATTGTTTAAGTTTAGTTTCGCGTTTATGCGAAATATGATCTATATATTCTTCAAAAAGAACAGAAAGAGCGTCACTCGAATCATCATCTGCGCTTGAGTCTGAAAGATCAAAATGTTGAGAAACTTTTATAAAAGCTAATCTAGGGGGCGTATAAGAATCTTCATCTTCACTTGATGAATCATTTTCTGACTCTTCATCTTCAGGATGTTCATCTTCAATTTTTGACTCTTCTTCGCTTGAAGATACATAATTTATATTATTTTTTTCATTGGTTGTTGTTGGACGCAATGTCGATGTTAATGTGGAACGTTCAAGGCGATGATTTTCTTCTGAATCTATGTTTAAAATAATTTGATGCGAAAATTTTTTGCCGTTAAAAGAGGATGCAACCATAATTCTGATTGTTTCATACGTCCACTGAATTTCAATGGGCATTATAAGAGAGTTTTCTATTGATTTAAGTGAATTATGTAATGATGACAAACAATGCGGCGTTTCTAATATGTTATCGAGCGAATATTCTTCGAGAAACATACAATTAACAACATATTGAGTATCGATTGAATCAGGCAATAGAATTTCAATTTTAGGGTTAAAAACGATGTAATTTGCATTGAAAGAATATGTCGGACCTTTTAAATGACATATTTGTATAGTTGATTCACTAACGATCTTTAAAAGTGCTCTAAGGATAGCAGCAGGTTTTTTTTCATAATCCTTTAAATCAACAACAGCTGCCTTAGCATTTGTTAAGAAAATGATTGTAAACAAAATTGAAAATAAAGAATATATTGATTTTATTGCTTTTTTCATCAAGTTCTCCTTAAGTCATAAACAACTTTATTATTATGCGCGTTATAATAAAAAAATTAAAGACTTGACAATTTTGAAATTAAATTACTGTCCAACACTCACTTCAAACTGTTATGTCTCCTACATTGAATAAGAAAAAAATAGAAACAGTATTAATAAATCTTAAGCTATAGACAAAATACAATAATAATAACTTAAAAAATATAATTATATTGAATTTTTATTTAAATCTATTTATAGTAAAGCTTATTAATAGTATTGTTTAAAAAAATAGGGACTTAACATGAAATCATTCGCTATATTGGCATTTTTATTATCAACGCAATTCATTACATTTTCAGCTACATCCAATGATGAAATCATTGAAGACGAATCGTATCAGCCCCAAAAAAAGAAAAAAATATACAATTCTTACATTGCCGACGAATTAAAAAAAAATAAACAAGTCAACGATTTTCTTCTTGCGGATATAGACGATTTTTTAGATCTTATTCCTAATCTTTCACTAGATTTAGAGGACAGTGAAAATATCAAAGAAAACCTTGTTTGCATTATGAAAGATGCGCGATTAGAAAATAACCTAAGAAAAGAAGCTGCACTTTATTTATGGAACATTAGCGCAATAGACGCCATCAAAATTTGCTGCGATCTCCTCATCGATGAAAACCCAATGTGGTTAGAAGAATTTTTAGAAAATAGCTTTTACAAACCAGGCGGAACCAAGATTCTCGTAGATAGCGCCCCACATGACCAATTGCTACTTAGGACCTTTTTTCTTTACCTAACTTTATCTAAGCAAGCAAATCACAAAGCTTACCTGCTTTATATCATGAGCGCCCTTAAGACAATTGATCCTCGTACTTCAAAAGGCGTTATTGATACAGCACAAAAAATATTTGCGACCAACAATTTTACGCCTAAACAATGCTTTGGGGTCATTTTATCCCTTGACCTTCTGGGTATATACGCCACCATTACAATACCTTTTATAGAATTGTTTCAAAAAATTGAAAAAGCTAATTTTAGACAAATTATCCAATGCACAAAATCAATCGCAGAAGGCAAAAACTTGAGCCTTGATCACTACACATCCATTCTAGACGCTTTGAATCAAGTTGATTCCTTAAAATACCCACAAATTGTTAATAATACCAAGATATTGACTAATAATTATCTCTTTACACCTCAAACTTATTATACCCTTATTCGATGCGGAGAATTAATAGATGGTGATCTTCAGATTCTTTGGACTGCCACATGCCATATGTGTGAGCTAGACGTTCAAAAACGCAACGAAATCTTGTTGCAAATCAAAACTATGGCGCAAACCCCGAATTGGACGCCTTCCGATTCCTTTGCTACGATTAAGGCATTTTATTTTGTCGTAAAAAATCAATCACCAAATATTCAAAATTTGTACAATAAACTTGGCATAAAAAAATTCTCGACTCTCTTTAGATCAGCTAATATGCATATGCAACAAAACCCTGCTGCCATAAATGACTTTCTAAACATTTTTATGAATATCGACGAAAATCATCATGAAGATATTATACATTTTTTAAATGATGTATTTCAAAAGAAAAATATAACCACAGATATTGAAAAAATTTCAATTGCTCAACTTTTTAAAGATGTTAACCCAAAAGCTTTTCCACTCATTCAAAAGGCAGTTCATTTTTACAAAAACGAAAGAAACTGGAAAGAATACATTCATTATGTAGCCAAAAATTACCCAGACATGTCATGGGATATTTCTAAAATAGGCGCAGAATTACTTTTAAATAGCCCTACACTTAAAATAGAGGATATGAAAAATACACTTGATTCTTTAACAATACTTATGAGTGAATTAGGAATTAACGCGTTTTTTGAACGTTTTAAATATGCGAACACACTAATAATAGGCAATACACAAGTCTTATATGATGTGGTCAATATTTTAAAACATCTAAACAAAGAACAATACATTGAAATAATTAATTTTCTAAATGAACATTTTCAAAAGCTTGAATTTTATCAACATCCTTACAATAAAATGTATTATATTTCTTGTTTTGAAAATATAAAATATAACAAGTTCAAATACGTAAGAAAAGCACTTACCGAACCTATGCCTTCAGATAGCTGGGCAAGACCTCTTAATTTAATTTTACAAAATTGCGAAGGATTCAAATGGGAAGAAATTCTACCTACTATAGAATTTTTTAAATACCATGCCTTGCTTGAAGAAGATGCTATCAAAAAAACCCTTCAAAATCTTGTTTACCTTAAACGTAAAAATCCCTCTTTTGATTTTTCTACTTTGAAAATATTTACACCAAAAACTAAGTCAGATTTAGCAAAAATTAATGCAATTATTAATAAATTCGCCTTAATTAAGAACACGTACATTGAAAATGCAACAAAAATAATAAAAACATTTCTTGAAATAGATTTTGAGCTCACCTTAGAAAAAAACTTCAAAATCATACCTAACCATCAACCTGCAACTAAATTAGACATAATTAATAAATTTTTAAATTATATTTTAAAAATAGATGGAAATAAATACAGCTATTGTCTAGAAATACTAAACATGATCAAACTAAAATATCAACAAGTTGTGTCTGAACCTATAAATGGCGTTGGTCATTATCATCATCATGGAAGAAGACAAATAAGGTTTTCTGATATTACCAAAGCTATAGATTTACTTCTCCCTGCCGAAAAAAATAAAAAACTTATACTTTCTATACCATCTTCATGCAATTTATATTTTGATTCATATTTAAGAATAGTTCGCAACATTTCAGAAAAACTTGAAGATGTAGAAATGAATGATGATATATCATTATTTTTGTCGAAAGCCATGGCTAACCTCAACCTAAATCGCAATCAGGATCAATTAACAATTCTTGATTTCTTAAAATGGATTCTAGAAAATCACTATAAAGATCGTGAACAAACATGGGTTCTCTCTAAGAAATACATATCCTTTATGGATAAACTTTCCAGTGAAGACAGGGAATTGTTCCAGGCGCTTAGACAAAAAGAACGACAAAAATTAGTTTTTTTAAACAACAATATAAACTACGAACTAAATGATATTAATTTTACACTAAAAGAGACAAAAGATTTTATCAATAACTTCTTGATTAAATCAACATCGTTTACAACTGATAAAAAATCAGATGATACCTTTATAGGAAACCTTATAGACCATGCCGCTTGGAAACATTCCTTTATAAACATGATTGAGGATCAAAGTGATATGATTGATCTCATTGATTATAATTGGGGAAATCCAGAATATAAAAAGCATATTTTGACATTCATGCGAAACAGATTGCTCAAAAAGTAAAGTTTCTAAAATCGGCTCATAGATAAAGGGGTGAAAAATTCACCCCTCAAACATCTGTGTTGCTCCACATACTGAATCTAAAACTATAGTAAATTCTGATAAAAATCGCACCACTAACCCCCTTTTTTCTACTCCCCGCGGCAAGTCCCACGGGGTCCATGAAACCATAGAAATTCAATACAAATTAACAATCCACCTTCTTTACAATGGATCCCGCGGGCAAGCCCTGAGAGATCCACACGAAATAATTCGTGTAACATATTGAAAAGAATAGAAACCTGTCGTTGCGAGCAGCGAAGCTGCGCGGC
Protein-coding regions in this window:
- a CDS encoding translocation/assembly module TamB domain-containing protein, yielding MDKKAFFKKLISLTRFSLSLFLLFSILLFSFVGIFYISLFTDKGRSIISAFIVKSIHDENFQITLGPVSGSPPTPLKFSYIDIKDPQGVWARVENIDFIWNPSSLFRGKIDIEKINVEKINILRIPTDTSKTTEDFKLELPRLPFSFALQEINFQHIALEKDVLGEKLDLNLDGSISYGFLSPKIALNFNLYESNGTEAVLNLDYNQSHKNLSLLTHVFDKGNGFLAQKLKMSLPTNIAFSGSGPIDHWKGQLTANLGEQNVFLGDISLIPEAKHLKASVNLKSNFYGELKPFFAKILEQECATNANFDIDFNSIKLKDAHIQSPVFDFSFVGNADILASSLMGDGKVNLTFLKPYAFFSLNEAPYLTKTTSTADCTFKGNWQNLEMNIDGEVKSDPLTFPGFGLVKDIALGLQTELHLKDFLTENLEIEIDTDLDFLGFNTQNKSFVDPQKLVLKVEALYKEQNEKFEISNLNIQGDHLILHGAIDFEKEDITSCSIDIQHQDLTRFESLMGPVQGTFNATISKEKESPHFHMITQSNDMVIKNYKLPEIMSELNVSLDPQRTKGDFFVNVGIEKPLNISSQFDYAKDILKLQNLSLGGVESKLLGQLSWDILKNNLQGFIKGNLKEIDFLEPFLNVESLVGNIDCDFKFDTDKKGNAQAQGLVKLKNVHASVDTIFEIGHGLVRLDLNDFFKKPQGKLNISLLDCRAHDVDLSQARLQLEGDFDGAHLTSKFKGAKPFPYELDLIGHYDKKQDGFLFQLSKFEGSLNKKNYALTKPLILTQHKNNFSFPQTSLRIGKGVLAGFLNINLVDTIQDNSKIQFSWRDLPADLIALINPSIPLQGGIHGHLMLEKKQKEILGHFDIESDQLLFDLGEDFAPVFYTKLSGKINDNALLLEGSLKEEKLKDSDFTLKGKIPLLFHESFLPMFDEKLPINIDCAGKLDLAYLSPFLPTYEDILEGTIQGSLKLAGLISDPNATGKISLLKGYYENAQFGTILDDIRCDIVAKNNELLLDNLSAIDQKKGEMKGKGKISLKDSFPYNFNVVFNDYQIVNNDDADVKAFANLVFSGQKNQKSNLSGNVDINRAKIKIPEKIHQGVDDFFEEDDYCTENQSHNASMLNLDLKVDLKNPLILSGFGLESEWLGACRINGDILKPRIKGALKVQKGDFSLFGTKFNLTKGNVYFDGSDKLMPDLYILTEAKSSDLIAKLNITGSVDAPKIELTSSPELPQEEIVSRLLFKHGTANLNPMQALKLGTMLNKINGRKLPLFEQFEKIQNILGLDTFEFDTSDEDGKGPSPILKAGSKITDKIKVSVEEDLKNRKTHGKLQVELTPHINLETGVSNDLQGNVGVFGKWDY
- a CDS encoding MFS transporter, whose product is MINDLRVLFAPLLALVTLAMGTSLLSTLIAISIDDLGGSDFLVGLASSFYYLGMTIGAFKIEPFVIRVGHIRAYAVFAALITASSLLHCFWQNTYFWISLRLLTGFGLAGMYIVIESWLLAQSTPLNRARILAIYMVALYGAQSLGQFLINVGEPLSLYPFILAAVLGSLSIIPISMTHQKSPVYNEHSVINLRKLFKISPSGVFGCFVSGMILSALYGLLPKALEEFELERIQISYLMATTIAGGMALQYPFGWLADKFNKRTMLMLLSFAMAIIAGLIFLLIHSGIVALYAILFVIGGLGFVLYPVAMSHACDYAEQKDMVSVTGGLLLVYGYGCILGPLLTSLFMMLFGGLGFFYYCAASAAGLGLFVFWRSNQSPPLPMEAQHHVIVQNTHTTPVSNDLDPRVRND